AAAACTAAAATCATAGATATTAGAGCAAACCGTTTCATACTTTTCCTTTTAATAAATAGAACTCTTTTAAATTACAGTTTTATATTTTGATATATCTTCTGATACTACTTGTTTATTTTTTATTTTCAAAATTCTGTCGCAGAAGGGTAACATTGCTTCATCGTGTGTAACCATAATAATAGCAACATTTTGATCAAGTGCTATTTTTTTTAACATTTTTACGACAGAAACAGAACGTTCACTATCAAGTGCAGCTGTTGGTTCATCAGCAAGAATAATTTGTGGTATATTTGCTAATGCTCTAGCAATTGCTACTCTTTGATTTTGTCCTCCAGAGAGTTGTGATGGCATATTATAAGCTTTATCTTCAATTTCAAAATATTTTAAAAGATCCATAGCAGTTTTATATGCCTCTTTTTCAGAAACTCCATTTGTTTGAGGTACAAGTGTTACATTTTCTATTACATTGAGAAATGGAATCAAATAGTGTGCCTGAAAAATAAATCCTATCTTTTCTCTTCTTATTTTTCTTGTCTCTTTTGTAAGCCATCTATTTTCATATACTTTTTCATCACCTAACCAAATTGTTCCACTTGTGGGTTCCTCTACACATCCTATCATCATTAGAAGAGTAGTTTTCCCTGCACCACTTGGAGCAATTAGTGCAACAAGCTCACCTTTATTAATTTGAAAATTTGCATCTTTTATAACAGAGACAAGACTATCTCCTTTTCCAAAAGTTTTTACAAGATTTTCCACTTTAATTGCTTGTTTATTCATTTTTAGCCTCCTATGGCAGCTGCAGGGTCAGCATTAATTACTTTTTTTATTCCGACTAAAGATGAAACTATAGAAGCAATAATTATTATAATAAAAAGTATCAAAGCATCAGAAACCTCCAAAACTACTCTTTTAGGGAATTTACTATATATTAAATGTGAAAATATATTACCTGAGATAAAGGCTAAAAATCCTAAAATTATTGTCTCTTGAACAATCATTTTGATAATCATACTATTGGGAATACCAATAAGCTTCATAATAGATATTTCTTTTATCTTCTCTAATGTCATAGTATATATAATCAAAGCTATAATAATGGTAGAGACTATGATTAAAATAGCAGTAAAAAGACCTATTTGTTTAGAAGCTCTTTCTATAAGATTTTTAGTTAATATATCTTTTTGAGCATTTTTAGTATATACACTTTTATGCTTAGTCTCTTTAATATTTTTAGCAACAGTATTTATGTTATATCCTTCTTTTATGGTTGCTATAATAGCATTAACCATAGGCATATTGGTTGAACTATCTTTAATCCCTCTTGCTCTGTCATTTCTTATACGGTTATTTGAGTATGAAAATTGTAATTCTTGAGCATCTTTTAAACTTATATAAACCAATGGGTCACCACCAGAAGAGACAGTTCCATGAGTTATTCCAACTACTTTATAGCTGTTTCTTCCTATTGGAATCTCTTCTCCTAATGAAAAACCGATGTTATCAGAGACAACAATTTCATAATGGCTACGATTTAAACCTCTACCTTTGATAACTCTTTTTGGATTGATAGGATTAAAATCTCCATATGGATCAAATCCAACTGCCATAATACGAACACTCTTTTTAGAGTTATGTAGTTGTAAATTTTGAAAGGTTAAACCAGCTATCTTTTCTATACCGTCAATAGTTTTAATAGAGTTTTTTAAATCTTCATGAATCCTTGAAGATTCAGCAAATGGTCCTAATGTATTTTCTTGGACTATCCATAAATCTACATTAAGATCATCAAGTAGAACTTCTGCATCAACAATCATGCCTCGATAAACACCTATCATTATAAGTACAATACCAAGTAGCATTCCAACACCAACTGCTGTAATTATAAAAGTTCCAAGTTTGTATTGAATGTCTTTTTGGGCTAAATTAATCATTTATAATAGTTGCTCCCTCTTTTAGAGGTTTATTTTTAGTTGATTGAATTAAAAGTGTAACTCCTTCATTTAATCCTGATACAGCAATCTCTTCATTGCCTCTCGCAATTAACTGAATTTGTAGAAAATGGGCTCTATTTTCTTTTTTGATCCAAACACCCATTTTTTCATTATAGTAACTCAATGCTTTTGTAGGAATTT
The sequence above is a segment of the Hydrogenimonas thermophila genome. Coding sequences within it:
- a CDS encoding ABC transporter permease, translated to MINLAQKDIQYKLGTFIITAVGVGMLLGIVLIMIGVYRGMIVDAEVLLDDLNVDLWIVQENTLGPFAESSRIHEDLKNSIKTIDGIEKIAGLTFQNLQLHNSKKSVRIMAVGFDPYGDFNPINPKRVIKGRGLNRSHYEIVVSDNIGFSLGEEIPIGRNSYKVVGITHGTVSSGGDPLVYISLKDAQELQFSYSNNRIRNDRARGIKDSSTNMPMVNAIIATIKEGYNINTVAKNIKETKHKSVYTKNAQKDILTKNLIERASKQIGLFTAILIIVSTIIIALIIYTMTLEKIKEISIMKLIGIPNSMIIKMIVQETIILGFLAFISGNIFSHLIYSKFPKRVVLEVSDALILFIIIIIASIVSSLVGIKKVINADPAAAIGG
- a CDS encoding ABC transporter ATP-binding protein; its protein translation is MNKQAIKVENLVKTFGKGDSLVSVIKDANFQINKGELVALIAPSGAGKTTLLMMIGCVEEPTSGTIWLGDEKVYENRWLTKETRKIRREKIGFIFQAHYLIPFLNVIENVTLVPQTNGVSEKEAYKTAMDLLKYFEIEDKAYNMPSQLSGGQNQRVAIARALANIPQIILADEPTAALDSERSVSVVKMLKKIALDQNVAIIMVTHDEAMLPFCDRILKIKNKQVVSEDISKYKTVI